In Herbaspirillum seropedicae, a single window of DNA contains:
- a CDS encoding cytochrome c oxidase subunit 3 gives MKQPAATLDVSGLPTFGFGPASTTWWATLGLIFIESTVFALGIASYFYLRGQAPAWPPDSAPPDLLWGSLNTVIMLLSCLPNYLASQAAHRFDLQRVRLGLVLCLLFSLLFLGGRIGEFASLNVNWSHNAYGSITWMLLGLHTVHLITDTFDTLVLTVLFFTGPVESKRYVDVSENGDYWYFVVISWLAIYAVIYWGPRF, from the coding sequence ATGAAGCAGCCAGCGGCAACCCTGGATGTCAGCGGCCTGCCCACCTTCGGCTTCGGCCCGGCCAGCACGACCTGGTGGGCCACGCTGGGCCTGATCTTCATCGAAAGCACGGTGTTTGCGCTGGGCATCGCCAGCTATTTCTACCTGCGCGGTCAAGCGCCGGCCTGGCCACCGGATTCAGCGCCACCGGATCTGCTCTGGGGCAGTCTCAATACCGTGATCATGCTGCTGTCCTGCCTGCCCAACTATCTGGCCAGCCAGGCCGCGCACCGCTTCGACCTCCAGCGCGTACGCCTGGGGCTGGTGCTGTGCCTGCTGTTTTCACTGCTGTTCCTGGGGGGCCGCATCGGCGAGTTCGCCAGTCTCAATGTCAACTGGAGCCACAACGCCTACGGCTCCATCACCTGGATGCTGCTGGGCTTGCATACGGTCCACCTGATCACCGATACCTTCGACACGCTGGTGCTGACCGTGCTCTTCTTCACCGGGCCGGTGGAGAGCAAGCGCTATGTCGATGTCAGCGAGAATGGCGACTACTGGTACTTCGTGGTCATCAGCTGGCTGGCCATCTATGCCGTCATCTACTGGGGGCCGCGGTTCTGA
- a CDS encoding MBL fold metallo-hydrolase codes for MDKLHIEGHFDTTTSTVSYLVLDRASGQCALIDTVLDYDPKSGRTATTSADQLIARVRELGAQVQWILETHAHADHLSAAPYLKQQLGGRIAIGEHITQVQAVFGKLFNAGAAFAHDGSQFDQLFADGARFQIGQLQARVMHTPGHTPACLTYVVEEAGHIAAFVGDTLFMPDYGTARCDFPGGDARTLFRSIQAVLSLPDHAQLYMCHDYRPNGRELRYVTTVAEERRHNIHVHEGVSEESFVTMRKARDATLDMPVLLLPSVQVNMRAGQLPPAEDNGVRYLKIPLNAF; via the coding sequence ATGGACAAGCTGCACATTGAAGGCCATTTCGATACCACCACGAGCACCGTCAGCTATCTGGTGCTGGACCGCGCCAGCGGCCAATGCGCGCTGATCGATACGGTGCTGGACTACGATCCCAAATCCGGCCGCACCGCCACCACCAGCGCCGACCAGCTCATTGCCCGCGTGCGCGAACTGGGCGCCCAGGTGCAATGGATACTGGAAACCCACGCCCACGCCGACCACCTGTCAGCGGCGCCTTACCTGAAGCAGCAACTGGGCGGCCGCATCGCCATCGGCGAGCACATCACCCAGGTGCAGGCGGTGTTCGGCAAGCTGTTCAACGCCGGCGCCGCCTTCGCCCACGACGGTAGCCAGTTCGACCAGCTCTTCGCCGATGGCGCGCGCTTCCAGATCGGCCAGTTGCAGGCGCGCGTCATGCATACGCCGGGCCACACGCCGGCCTGCCTCACCTATGTGGTGGAAGAGGCCGGGCATATCGCCGCCTTCGTCGGCGACACGCTCTTCATGCCCGACTACGGGACGGCGCGTTGCGACTTCCCGGGCGGCGATGCGCGGACCCTGTTCCGTTCCATCCAGGCGGTGCTGTCCCTGCCCGACCATGCCCAGCTCTACATGTGCCATGACTACCGCCCCAATGGACGAGAGTTGCGCTACGTCACGACGGTGGCCGAAGAACGCCGGCACAACATCCACGTGCATGAAGGGGTGAGCGAAGAGAGCTTCGTGACCATGCGCAAGGCCCGCGACGCCACGCTGGACATGCCGGTCCTGCTGCTGCCCTCGGTGCAGGTCAACATGCGCGCCGGGCAATTGCCGCCGGCCGAGGACAATGGCGTGCGCTACCTCAAGATTCCGCTCAACGCGTTCTAA
- the ctaD gene encoding cytochrome c oxidase subunit I translates to MTPDPRAEEARRLEQTWSDPPGLWGWLCAVNHKAIARRFMVTTFVFFLLGGMLALAMRLQLARPDAELIGARLYNQLFTMHGTTMMFLFAVPVMQAVAAYLLPLMIGARSVAFPRLNAFAYWIFLFGGLLLYGAFLAGSGPDVGWFAYVPLALNPYASGKGVDIWAQMITFTELSALIEAIVIITTVMKLRAPGMSLRRMPLFAWAMLVTSVMVLFAMPAVMLASTGLITDRLVNTQFYSHQNGGDALLWQHLFWFFGHPEVYLIFLPPLGMISTIIPTFARRSMVGYPAMVLALIATAFLAFGLWVHHMFATTLPEAGKLFFTAASLLIALPTALQIFCWISTIWLGRPVFKTPLLFVLAFFFILVMGGLTGLMLASVPLDLQLHDTYFVVAHLHYVLLGGAIFPLFGGFYYWFPKFTGRMLDERLGRWNFWLFFVGFNVCFFPMHVLGLQGMTRRVYTYAAQMGWEGLNLTATIGAFLIGLSVLLFLLNVVHSLWRGAAAGDNPWGAATLEWSLPSPPPAGNFLEVPVVHAADPLWQAPRLPSHVSGLDNGQREVLITSVIEAHPQHRFWLPTPSPWPLLSALATTALFIGSIFSPWAVVWGALPVGLATAIWFWPRRQRSQARIASEVRP, encoded by the coding sequence ATGACCCCGGACCCACGCGCCGAAGAAGCGCGCCGCCTGGAACAGACCTGGTCGGACCCGCCCGGACTATGGGGCTGGCTTTGCGCGGTCAACCACAAGGCCATTGCGCGCCGCTTCATGGTGACCACCTTCGTGTTCTTCCTGCTGGGCGGCATGCTGGCGCTGGCCATGCGGCTGCAACTGGCGCGCCCCGACGCTGAGCTGATCGGCGCAAGGCTCTACAACCAGCTCTTCACCATGCATGGCACGACCATGATGTTCCTCTTTGCCGTGCCGGTGATGCAGGCCGTGGCGGCCTATCTGCTGCCGCTCATGATCGGCGCGCGCAGTGTCGCTTTCCCGCGCCTGAACGCCTTTGCCTACTGGATCTTCCTCTTTGGCGGACTGCTGCTGTATGGCGCCTTCTTGGCCGGCAGCGGGCCGGACGTGGGCTGGTTCGCCTACGTGCCACTGGCCTTGAATCCCTATGCCTCGGGCAAGGGCGTGGATATCTGGGCGCAGATGATCACCTTTACCGAGCTCTCGGCCCTGATCGAGGCCATCGTCATCATTACCACGGTGATGAAGCTGCGCGCGCCCGGCATGAGCCTGCGCCGCATGCCGCTGTTCGCCTGGGCCATGCTGGTGACCTCGGTGATGGTGCTCTTCGCCATGCCGGCGGTGATGCTGGCCAGCACCGGACTCATCACCGACAGGCTGGTCAACACCCAGTTCTACAGCCACCAGAACGGCGGCGATGCGTTGCTGTGGCAGCACCTGTTCTGGTTCTTTGGGCATCCGGAGGTCTATCTCATCTTCCTGCCGCCGCTGGGGATGATCTCGACCATCATTCCCACCTTCGCGCGTCGCTCCATGGTGGGCTATCCGGCCATGGTGCTGGCCCTGATCGCCACAGCCTTCCTCGCCTTCGGCCTATGGGTGCATCACATGTTCGCCACCACCCTGCCCGAGGCCGGCAAGCTCTTCTTCACCGCGGCCAGCCTGCTCATCGCCCTGCCCACGGCCTTGCAGATCTTTTGCTGGATCAGCACGATCTGGCTGGGACGGCCGGTGTTCAAGACGCCTTTGCTGTTCGTGCTGGCCTTCTTCTTCATCCTGGTCATGGGCGGCCTGACCGGGCTGATGCTGGCCTCGGTGCCGCTGGACCTGCAATTGCACGACACCTATTTCGTGGTCGCGCACCTGCACTACGTGCTGCTGGGTGGGGCCATCTTTCCGCTCTTCGGCGGTTTCTACTACTGGTTCCCCAAGTTCACCGGGCGCATGCTGGACGAGCGGCTGGGGCGCTGGAATTTCTGGCTGTTCTTCGTCGGTTTCAACGTCTGCTTCTTCCCCATGCATGTGCTGGGCCTGCAGGGCATGACGCGGCGGGTCTATACCTACGCGGCGCAGATGGGCTGGGAGGGCCTGAACCTGACGGCCACCATCGGCGCTTTCCTGATCGGCCTGAGCGTGCTGCTATTCCTGCTCAACGTGGTGCACAGCCTGTGGCGGGGTGCCGCGGCGGGCGACAATCCCTGGGGCGCGGCTACGCTGGAATGGAGCCTGCCTTCGCCGCCGCCGGCGGGCAATTTCCTGGAGGTGCCGGTGGTGCATGCGGCTGACCCGCTGTGGCAAGCGCCGCGCCTGCCCAGCCATGTCAGCGGGCTGGACAATGGCCAGCGCGAAGTGCTCATCACCAGCGTCATCGAGGCCCATCCGCAACATCGCTTCTGGTTGCCCACGCCCTCGCCCTGGCCGCTCTTGTCGGCGCTGGCGACCACGGCGCTGTTCATCGGCTCCATCTTCAGTCCCTGGGCGGTGGTGTGGGGCGCCTTGCCCGTTGGCCTGGCCACGGCGATCTGGTTCTGGCCGCGCCGCCAGCGCAGCCAGGCGCGCATCGCCAGCGAGGTGCGGCCATGA
- a CDS encoding YeeE/YedE family protein, giving the protein MQVDWTAFTPVTALAGGALIGLAAAILILANGRVAGVSGILGGLLQPRAGDRAWRAMFLLGLLAAPLLMRLGASLPPIHIDAGLGQIVLAGLLVGLGTRYGAGCTSGHGVCGLSRFSLRSAVATVCFMMAGFVSVYLLRHVAGL; this is encoded by the coding sequence ATGCAAGTGGACTGGACTGCCTTTACCCCCGTCACCGCGCTGGCTGGCGGTGCGCTGATCGGCCTGGCCGCCGCCATCCTGATCCTGGCCAATGGCCGTGTGGCTGGCGTCAGCGGCATCCTGGGCGGCCTGCTGCAGCCGCGCGCGGGCGATCGCGCCTGGCGCGCGATGTTCCTGCTGGGCCTGCTGGCAGCGCCCCTGCTCATGCGCCTGGGCGCAAGCCTGCCGCCCATCCACATCGACGCCGGCCTGGGCCAGATCGTCCTGGCGGGCCTGCTGGTCGGCCTGGGTACGCGATATGGCGCGGGCTGCACCAGCGGCCATGGGGTGTGCGGGCTGTCGCGCTTTTCGCTGCGCTCGGCGGTGGCCACGGTCTGCTTTATGATGGCCGGTTTCGTGAGCGTCTATCTGCTGCGCCACGTGGCGGGCCTCTGA
- a CDS encoding ArsR/SmtB family transcription factor, whose amino-acid sequence MTARAPVPSLALPAERMRQAAGEAVGALKVLANEDRLLLLCQLSQQEMCVSELEEQLDIRQPTLSQQLGVLRNEGVVSTRRDGKRIYYRVADARLLEMLDLMYRLYCPKE is encoded by the coding sequence ATGACTGCTCGCGCTCCCGTTCCCTCACTCGCCCTGCCGGCAGAACGCATGCGCCAGGCCGCAGGCGAGGCCGTTGGCGCCCTCAAGGTGCTGGCCAATGAAGACCGTCTGTTGTTGCTGTGCCAGCTGTCGCAGCAGGAAATGTGCGTGAGCGAGCTGGAAGAGCAACTGGATATCCGCCAGCCCACCCTGTCACAGCAGTTGGGCGTGCTGCGCAACGAGGGCGTGGTCAGCACGCGGCGCGATGGCAAGCGGATCTACTATCGGGTGGCGGATGCGCGGCTGCTGGAAATGCTGGACCTGATGTATCGCCTTTACTGCCCCAAGGAGTGA
- a CDS encoding cytochrome c oxidase subunit II, which yields MPTTSSLLLRLLAASACCAVPVAQARAQWQDVLQPAGPQAATIASLWHVTLGLCTVVFLLTLLACAVALFRRRRYSAEAAAATPRLTWAIGWALGLSATGLLALFAADVVASRALDQLPTAGALQVKLTARQWWWQAQYHDPLTGQGFTTANELHLPVGRAVIIDLDSEDVIHSLWLPNLHGKLDLIPGKPAQLRLRADQAGTYRGQCAEFCGLEHARMALLVTAESPADYARWASGQARAAAPVADAAATVARGRAVFMERGCAQCHAIRGTDAAGQNGPDLTHLASRSTLAAGIFPNQRGFLAGWITDARSLKTGVIMPPAQLPPDELNALLDYLETLQ from the coding sequence ATGCCCACCACCTCTTCCTTGTTGTTGCGCCTGCTTGCAGCAAGCGCCTGTTGCGCCGTCCCAGTCGCGCAGGCGCGAGCGCAATGGCAGGATGTGCTGCAACCCGCTGGGCCGCAGGCCGCTACCATCGCCAGCCTGTGGCATGTCACGCTGGGCCTGTGCACCGTCGTCTTCCTGCTGACCCTGCTGGCCTGTGCCGTCGCCCTGTTCCGCCGGCGCCGCTACAGCGCTGAGGCTGCTGCCGCCACGCCACGCCTGACCTGGGCGATAGGCTGGGCGCTGGGCCTGTCGGCCACCGGGCTGCTGGCGCTGTTCGCCGCTGATGTGGTGGCCAGCCGGGCGCTGGACCAGTTGCCCACCGCCGGGGCGTTGCAGGTGAAGCTCACCGCACGCCAATGGTGGTGGCAGGCGCAGTACCACGATCCCCTGACCGGACAAGGCTTCACTACGGCCAATGAGCTGCATCTGCCGGTGGGTCGCGCCGTCATCATCGATCTCGATAGCGAAGACGTCATCCATTCCCTCTGGTTGCCCAATCTGCATGGCAAGCTCGACCTGATCCCCGGCAAACCTGCCCAACTGCGGCTGCGCGCCGACCAGGCAGGGACTTACCGGGGGCAGTGTGCTGAATTCTGTGGTCTGGAACATGCCCGCATGGCCCTGCTGGTGACCGCCGAATCCCCCGCCGACTATGCCCGCTGGGCGAGCGGCCAGGCACGTGCGGCAGCGCCGGTTGCCGACGCCGCCGCCACGGTGGCCCGCGGCCGCGCGGTCTTCATGGAGCGCGGCTGCGCACAGTGCCACGCCATCCGGGGGACCGACGCCGCTGGCCAGAACGGGCCGGACCTCACCCACCTGGCCAGCCGCAGCACGCTGGCCGCCGGCATCTTCCCCAACCAGCGCGGCTTCCTGGCGGGCTGGATCACCGATGCACGCTCGCTCAAGACCGGCGTCATCATGCCGCCCGCGCAACTGCCGCCCGATGAGCTCAACGCCCTGCTCGACTATCTGGAGACCCTGCAATGA
- a CDS encoding YeeE/YedE family protein, producing the protein MTALTALLSGLVFGFGLLLSGMADPAKVLAFLDLAGAWDPSLMLVMAAAIAVGVPAFAHARRMKASLLGQPMQLPAARQIDRRLVLGSLVFGVGWGMAGICPGPALVLVGAGQFKGLVFVLAMLAGMLLFALLERRRSR; encoded by the coding sequence ATGACTGCACTGACTGCCTTGCTGTCCGGACTGGTGTTCGGATTCGGCCTGCTGCTCTCCGGCATGGCCGATCCGGCCAAGGTATTGGCCTTCCTCGACCTGGCCGGGGCCTGGGACCCTTCGCTGATGCTGGTCATGGCCGCAGCGATTGCCGTGGGCGTGCCCGCCTTTGCGCACGCCCGCAGGATGAAGGCTTCCTTGCTGGGCCAGCCCATGCAACTGCCTGCTGCGCGCCAGATCGACCGCCGCCTGGTGCTGGGCAGCCTGGTCTTTGGCGTGGGCTGGGGCATGGCCGGCATCTGTCCGGGTCCGGCTCTGGTACTGGTGGGCGCGGGCCAGTTCAAGGGCCTGGTATTCGTGCTGGCCATGCTGGCCGGCATGCTGCTCTTTGCACTGCTGGAACGCCGTCGATCGCGATAA